In Helianthus annuus cultivar XRQ/B chromosome 9, HanXRQr2.0-SUNRISE, whole genome shotgun sequence, the following are encoded in one genomic region:
- the LOC110876881 gene encoding ethylene-responsive transcription factor ERF024, whose amino-acid sequence MAIRTHSNSTNDINNPHTHAPTAGSRHPMYHGIRCRLKTGKWVSEIRVPHTSTRIWLGTYPTPEMAAAAYDAAALTLKGSHALLNFPDSVLTDPLPECPSADDICAVAARAAAARRHPSNKEETGSSTRGEFMDHKEETGRSTRGEFMDHDAVFDMPNMLSDMAEGMLLSPPRMNSIPPHENQYEDCYGGWNLWDY is encoded by the coding sequence ATGGCTATCCGTACACACAGCAACTCCACAAATGATATTAACAACCCTCACACTCATGCTCCTACTGCCGGAAGCCGACACCCGATGTATCATGGTATCAGATGCAGGCTTAAGACTGGAAAATGGGTTTCTGAAATTCGGGTTCCACACACGTCCACCCGCATTTGGTTGGGGACGTATCCCACACCAGAGATGGCGGCTGCGGCTTACGATGCGGCTGCATTGACTCTCAAAGGATCTCATGCATTACTAAACTTTCCCGACTCAGTTCTGACTGATCCTCTTCCTGAGTGTCCCTCTGCTGATGACATATGTGCGGTAGCTGCACGCGCAGCAGCTGCTCGACGACATCCGTCAAATAAGGAGGAGACTGGAAGCAGTACACGTGGAGAATTTATGGACCATAAGGAGGAGACTGGAAGAAGTACACGTGGAGAATTTATGGACCATGACGCAGTATTCGACATGCCAAATATGTTATCCGACATGGCGGAGGGAATGCTGCTGAGCCCACCGAGAATGAACTCTATCCCGCCACATGAGAATCAGTACGAAGATTGCTACGGTGGATGGAATCTATGGGACTACTGA
- the LOC110876882 gene encoding uncharacterized protein LOC110876882, whose protein sequence is MALTSIPSFFVIQSSASSLYLSPNTTEKRPSGVLEFSEARIFSPLVKFAAEQSRTGDASVVHIRSCFNNKYWVPHEVSKGVFEVGVSANKPQEDTTDPACTVFRVSIHSDPDGTSGFRFFHIRTSLYALNLSGGMGMITNPPSYSTFPAVDWETLVIYTS, encoded by the coding sequence ATGGCGCTGACATCAATCCCAAGTTTTTTCGTGATTCAATCCTCTGCTAGCAGTCTTTATTTATCTCCAAATACCACAGAAAAAAGGCCATCAGGTGTTCTGGAATTCAGCGAAGCTCGTATATTTAGTCCGCTTGTAAAGTTCGCAGCGGAGCAATCAAGAACGGGTGATGCTTCCGTGGTACACATAAGATCTTGCTTCAACAATAAGTATTGGGTGCCACATGAAGTTAGCAAAGGAGTATTTGAGGTTGGCGTGTCCGCCAACAAACCACAGGAAGACACAACAGATCCCGCATGTACCGTGTTCCGTGTTTCTATCCATTCAGATCCAGATGGAACCTCGGGTTTTCGGTTTTTCCATATCCGTACGTCTCTGTACGCGCTGAACTTATCGGGCGGAATGGGGATGATCACCAATCCTCCTAGTTATTCTACTTTCCCTGCAGTTGACTGGGAAACGCTTGTGATATATACTTCCTGA
- the LOC110876884 gene encoding uncharacterized protein LOC110876884 → MIEFTSLGFMFYPCSYDIINSFESGSDIGDPEVGYELIPASHGNYRIKSLSYGKLLKRINPEWIVAHAEVEDNSNDTLFSFIKVSDNVFALSYFANQRFCGGAGAHHCLSASYSELSKETRLIVEERVVQKKISNVRYRLDHSIIYDEQVQEVVTEFATNNSPDKENTTTLEFSQTESITASWNNSQSSSIGASMSVGFEVDEVPFVAKTTMEVSFVGDQRWVITNEQL, encoded by the coding sequence ATGATTGAATTTACATcattagggtttatgttttacCCTTGTTCTTATGATATAATCAACAGCTTTGAGTCTGGATCGGACATTGGAGATCCAGAAGTAGGCTATGAACTCATTCCCGCTTCTCATGGTAACTATCGTATAAAGAGCCTGTCATATGGAAAGTTGTTGAAGAGAATAAACCCCGAGTGGATAGTGGCTCATGCTGAAGTTGAAGACAACTCTAATGACACCTTGTTTTCATTTATCAAAGTAAGCGACAATGTCTTTGCTCTTTCTTATTTCGCCAACCAGAGGTTCTGCGGTGGAGCCGGAGCTCACCATTGCTTGAGTGCGTCCTATTCGGAACTATCAAAAGAGACGAGGCTGATAGTTGAAGAGCGCGTCGTGCAGAAAAAGATCTCAAATGTAAGATACCGGCTCGACCACTCCATTATCTATGATGAGCAAGTTCAAGAGGTTGTTACTGAATTTGCAACAAATAATAGCCCTGACAAAGAAAACACTACCACCTTAGAATTTTCTCAAACTGAGTCCATTACCGCTTCATGGAATAACAGTCAGTCATCGAGTATTGGAGCATCTATGAGTGTAGGTTTCGAAGTTGATGAAGTTCCATTTGTTGCCAAGACGACGATGGAGGTGTCGTTTGTTGGTGATCAGAGGTGGGTTATAACAAACGAACAGCTGTAA